The stretch of DNA GTTTGTCAATTAAACAAACACACAcctgtctctctctctgcagCACATTTATGGCATCTAATCCAGATCAATTTTCTGTGAGAACATCTCTCAAAACAAACGGCTTATaagcattaaagaaaataaattacattaccTATATTCTCTATGCTTATATGTAGGAATTATTAATAGAGACAACTTACAGAAGAGCGAGAGAGAAGAGAGTTCAGTGCCATGGAATTGGCATTAAAAATGCAACAGGGAGTCTTTTTGGGGTAATGAAATATGGAAATAGAATGTCTCAAAAGTATATAGCACGCAAATAGAGCCCCAGAGGGGAATATTTGAAGTGTTGGGGGCGTTTGCAGTTAATTCTTCggcaaatgttttttttttttgcattttattgattcacATTAATTCGATTGGTTAAGCAAAAATTGCTCCATTTCTCCGAATTGTTACCTCTATCGTTTCCCCTTTTGagccatttttttcttcttcatataattttcaatcacCACGCATTGCACAAGCTTGCAATTATTATCAATTATTATCCATTTAAACATTGGTTAATTATATATGAGTTTTATGTTGATTATATATTGatgatttaattgttttatatacactatcctcaaaaagtttccggacaagcaaaaatggggtatttttgaaggcaaatttcaagcggctatatctccggctgtggtcaactgattttcaaaaatctaccagttttggaaaggtacattttttacctttccaaaactggtaaatttttgaaaatcggtcaatccgttatttcttggcagccattttggtaaagctaggtaaaaacgttttttcacaatttcacaaattttgactttgacctcttgcatctcggccactagtgcaccgattttaatgaatagtttgtcgttggaaaggtaattttattccctttccaaatatgataaattattgaaaatcgatcaagcGGTTCAGTCGTGGCAGCAATTCTAGTGaaccatagtgaaaaaatacacttttgacTATATCTCAACTTAGGGTTGACTGATTtggacaaactcggattcaaatgaTAGCTAATCGTGCCCtataactttgaaaaataaaattttttttttatccagaTTCGTCACGTggtttgtgaaaatttgtgaaattgtgaaaaacatACTTTCGCCTAGCTacaccaaaatggctgccaagaaataacggattgatcaattttcaaaaatttaccagttttggaaaggtaaaaaatgtacctttccaaaactggtagatttttgaaaatcagttGACCACAGTCGGAGATacagccacttgaaatttgccttcaaaaatacctcATTTTAGcattgcccggaaactttttgagggtagtgtacctattattttgctttataattaaaaatcatcaagataaaaaaaggtttattaaattatttttttcaaggcaaagggaaatgttttacaaaaaaaaactcgaataTTTGAACCAACcgtattttccattttgaaaagaatcacatttcaaaagtaaaaatatccctgagagaaaataaaaatgcaataaaacttttgtaTACGTTCCTCTGCAACACCTTGTGCGAGGATTTTCCactgaatttttccatttttacaAGGGGGAGGGGGTGTTTGTgtgagataaaaaagaaactttccagAGCAGACTTACTTGTAATATCATACACGACAACAGCAACTGTCGAATCCCGTATGTAGGATGGAATGAGGGATCTGAATCTCTCCTGCCCAGCTGTATCCCACAGTTGGAGTCTCACAGTTCGATCCTCTAAGTACATTGTCTTGGAAAGAAAGTCTATGCCGATGGTGGCCTGAAAGGTGAATTTCACCTGAATTGATGCACTTTTGACCccatattttatacatatagaATAGGTATCTCAGGGAATGTCCTACATCTCATGTGCAACCCCCATAATGTCGTAAAAATTGTGGCACAGTGAAGCACATAGTGCAATTTACGATGCCCCATCATCTCGGAAGGCACATCcacaacaaataaattgaattattgagGAATCAccaagaaagaaagaaaatcaatgggaGTAGGGACAATCCTTGTGGAGCTTCTTCCccaattaaattccaaagaaaattccattaattcaACTTTCCTCGAAGCACCACTGCAAATTGTAGTTCTTgttcatggaaaatttctcacttttAGCACCCCCGCACTCACCTGATACGTGTTATCGAAACTGTCGTACATGAATCGTGTAATTAGAGATGTTTTTCCAACTGAAAcgacacagaaaaaaagaaagaaaattcgtgaaaagcTTCCATTTTTCACAGACTGCAAATGTAGACTGAAAATGCCTAGAAATTGTGTGTGGGtgttttagaatgaaaattcaggGCTTATTTGCAAAAGGATTGCTCATATAGTAGagtagaatttattaatttgtaaaaaagtCTGTTAGATTTTGCATtctaaatgtatttttttttattaatcacgGTTAGGTCTGGGAATTCCTAAAAATCTTTGctgatatataatttattttatcaattctttcaaaaacaatttgaataatttgtagTTCCGGATATATTTAGCTtccggaaaaatatttttttattgacaattttccataaatctACCCCTcggaaaattctataaaagttttcgaatgaaaaaatgtaatcgaatttatctataaaagatttttctctaaattattGAATGGAAATCTAGGATAATTCTcagaatttaagaaattatacTCTGACTAAAACAAAGAGAGATTCTTGcataggaatattttttacattacTGAATTAGAATGATAACTGTATAACGCCGAGAATCACACCTGGCCAGAATTAGAAAACATGTTTGGGTATTTAATTACTCTAAAAGTGATTAAAATATACTATCTAGAAGATAGATGTCATAacacgttagaaaattaattttaatcgtCACAGCTAAGGAATCTTTATGTTCATTGGGCATTAATAAAgtaattctattctattcaATTCGTCACAGCTAACGtcaaatgatagaaaaaatgtctcatgctaaaaaaaaaacgttaagatttaaaaaggataacgttagaaaattaacgtcaaacattaaacaaaacgtcaatcgttagaaaaaacATATTATAGTTAGAAAAGGAATGTCAATTTATTCATACTTATGAGTATCAATCGAtgtgggcctggggtgcagtggatagagcgcttgagtgcgcatccaaaggtcgccggttcgaatacagaacccggcaaacgcaccccatccgccaacgtgcaattagatcacgttgaccggttggatcaggagattgatacactcctatccgtaaaatggcccacacgtggtagtatctagcaaggccgcccactacttctccgcaaggagaacaacaacatcatatagggcggccggccctgttcctatatgggacgtagcgccaaaatatttatttatgagtatcaatcgacgctcccgaagattatgtaccatactcctgtgttaaaagataggaatatggttcataatcttcgggcacgtcgcaataaaatttaaaaaaaaattattcatactaaaaaagatgaaaaatcgtttgaaacgttaaacgttagaattatGCAATTCGTTAGAATGTGCAAATCTGAATGCAACAGCCgtttaaatgaataatcccaattttcataaacatcCCCTTGTctttagtaatttttaaataaaaagatcttttatttattttataaacaaaaattgaaaaaaaaatcaaaaatgtcgaaaactttaacaaacttgaacaaattactttttatgggACAGCCTAAAGAGGCTCTACAGTTAGCATGTTTGCATTCCTTTAGCACAGATAAATTCCAAGAAACTGTTTTGGATCTGGGTGGGTGCTCCACACCTGGACGGTGAGCAGGTGGAGGTGTGTGAGCCACGCAAAAAAGCCCCCACAGTGAGGGGGTGGGAAGTGGTTTTTTTTGACGTGAAAGACAACACGTCACAAGAAATTGCTGAATGAGCAACGAAGTCTGCCGGTACGGGCCACTCCTTGGCACCATTCTTGGCTCATTCAGATTGAATTTTAGCATGAGCAGCACCCCAATCAACCACAAGAAACCTTCCCAGACTTACCACTCTGCTCGCCCAAGAAGaccaatttaaatttcctcaGAGGATTCCCAAAGTCGCCGGACGTTGTCATTGCGGAGAGAGGATTTTTTAGCTACTAAATGCACTTAAATGGATAATTGAGATGTCGGTGATTCACAAATACACTGCCTCGAAgtgattttgcacaaattttGAGCCACTTCTGGGGAGGAAATACCCTTTTTTCGCGGATTTTTACCTCAACTGTATGTGGCTAAAATACTTCCCCATAAAACATATCCAATGTACTTTCCACTATTTCAATGGATTTGTCCCCTTTTGTCTGTTGAATTTCTCTGCTGTATGACTCACAACTCACACGACTCACACAGTGCTGCCATGAGAAGCATAAGCGCCATAGTAACTTTAATTACGCGtagtaaaagtttttcataaaaaataatttgttatgCTGtgcaggaaaaattgaaaacaaaagaaatttttttttcaaatacactacaaaaaacaaattgcaatagaaaaaaattgagaaaagaacaaaaagaaaatattttacacagTTACTTTAGATTTCCTGCATATGCTTCGTGCCTTATTGAAGCATCTGACGGTTTTCTTCGTTGTTTATTGGGTTACCccataaatttttccatattttcatttcttatgcAGGTACATTTTGGACAATccaatattttgacatttcatcTGTGCTAAGGAAGTTTTTCacaagattttttcaaattacattttctacCCAATTTCCTGAGTGATTTTCCTCGTTTTTCCCGCGAATCTACCAAAGACATCATGGTGGATGAGATAAAGTCAAAAAATGAGGTTGAAAGTGGCAAAAAGGGTGACTTTGAGGGGCTCCCGGATGCATCGGAGGAAGCTGTTGTGGATGTAATTGGAGCCAAGGAAGCCTACTTTACACTACTACGGGCGTGGGTCAATCAAGCCAATCAGAGCCACAATGCCATGATCACCTTTCCGTACTACCTCATGTCCAACTACCCGCAGCTCTTTCAGCCACAGCCCCCACCAGCCCCGGCTGCCAATGGGAATCTGGCCAATCGGGATTTATTCTACGACAGCCCAGCTCGCAATGAGGAGCGTATCAATCAAACGGGTGGCTATGAGTTCATCATTGCACCCCTGTGGAAGAGATTGTGTGCCGAAGTTGTGGACATAACGATTGTGTTGCTCATAAAGGTTCTCATCACCTTTGGAATTGTTGATCTTCTCGATATTGATCTGTAAGTAAATTGTCtcctaaagtttttttttccagtagaaaatatttttaatttttttgggatttttttttgcagaaaattcgaTTTTGACTTTGACACCATCCGGAATTCCATTGAAGATGACTACTCGCAGTTCCTCTCCTTTACGTCAGAGCTTGTTTTCCTCGAGATTGTTACGAAACTCGCGGTGTGCATCTACGAAGCCGCCTGGACGGCACAGGGTCATGGGATTCTGGGTGGAGCCACTCCGGGGAAGATAATCTTTGGGCTGAGAATCCTACACGTTGAAGCTGTTGTCCCACTGGATGCCCCTCCGCAGGTTAACTACGGCAATCCCATGAAGGCTCTCCTCTATCCAGCCACCAATCCAGGGTTCAAGCGTGCTCTCTTGCGTGCTGTGGCCAAGAATGTCATGATGGCTCTCCTCTTCCCCATGTGCTTCATCATGTTCTTCTTCCGGAACAACCGTACCGGCTACGATGTCCTCACCAAAACAATTGTCGTGGAAGAGAATCAAGCACCTGTTTTCCGGAGACGCTAAATCCAGCCACTTCCggctgaatatatttttttgtgattttcagAAAGATTTCTGGACAAAGGAgctaattctggcaaaaatattttcttttcttttcttacaattcgtgagttataaggttttttggcattctcacaaaaaaaacttataaatttgtaagatctaaaaagtttcacagttcaacttttagaccacgtcgcgagaaacatttttgctataatagaaaagaaaaggttttggtattccggccgatttttttcttataacttgtaagaaaatcttacaaaatcatgTGTTTTATAAGGACCTGCCGAggtgctttttcaatctttttgtgaattttgtgaccACCAAAGCAtgattataataataataataataataatatttatttcgtATCCAAACTGCGGCTGCCGCCGTCTTCATAACCGACCTCCCCGAGAAAACGGCAGAAAACTCGGTTCATAGGTCGTATAAGCCAACTCATTTTGTCTCATATTgtacatttttacattttttgtgaaaaattactttacttTACATcagagaacaaaaaataaaagagtaCACTTTAACATGAATCATGCGTGTTGAGACTGGCTGCAGTGCAGGTTGGAGGGACGTAAGGGATGGTTAGACTCTTGCGAGTACGTGAATCCATCCCTGAGCTCAAGGAAAAATGGAGCAAGGAGACGACGCGGAAAAACGGAGAATGGGGAAAGGAAGGGAGCGGAGACAACGCAGAATCAAGGGGACAAGCAGAGGAGGGACAAAGGGTGGACCCCaccaaaaaaacaagaaaacgAAAACGAAAGGGCAGAGAGGCGACTCAAAAAGGTAAGCCAGGGGCGATGagaaaaagagaggaaaagcGCTTCAGAACCAACCAAGAAGTCAAAACGAggcaaaaacaacaaaatgaaGACGAAGAGAGCAAAATGAGCAAAGCAGCACGCACGGAAAGACCGGAGGCAGAAAACCCCGCCACCACCAACCAGAGGCCGCAACACGGGGTCATTCCGACAGCTCAGACCACAGGGCCACAGTAAAAGGACCCGCGAGTAGTGACAGACGAATCGTCGCTTAATCTCCCCCACAACGCACCATTATGCCACCGCAGAGCCCAGAGTCAATTACATGTgataaactaaaagaaaatcgcgGCCCGCAGCTGAAAATGGGGAGCCGTTCCCGTgtgacataaaaaaagaaaaactagtTCTCAGATTCTTACAGTAATTGCCCTAACAAATCTAGGCCTAAGGGGAAAAGACCCttaaaaagggaagaaaaccCCAATTACAGGATAGCTCGCCACTCCAGCCGCAGGCTTGCGACACATCGCTCGTCGCTCAATcgttcttgaaaaaaataatggacTCCGCAGTAGAACTGAGGCTGCAGAGGCAGGGGATTTCAGGTCAGACCCATCAGGCACCAACGAAACCTTCATCAGAAAGTTGCATGTGGTCCTGCCATCCCAAACACCCCCAAGTCGCGGGGTCACCCTAGTGATAGAAGGGATATTCGCAACCGGCCCAAAGATAATAGGACAAGTTGGAAAGTTTTTACGTCCATTATTAGCATGCTCCATCAAGGAAGAGGCAACTCCTGTCTCTCAGCGCGGTATTCCATCCATATATGTTTCTTTAGGCGCCTCAAAAAAGTGTAGACCGTTATATTGGGCTCTCTCAAGTCCGAGGGGAGGCCGTTATACAGAGAGGGTGCGAGGTAAGCATATGAACGCTTGAATAGCTCCGTACGCGGCTTTGGAGTCAATGCGGGGGCATCCCCTCGGAGGGGTCTCCCTCTCCCGGTATGCAAGTAGCCACCTCGAATGAAGAATACCCTCAAAGTCCTGTACTTGAAATTATACATCAAGGGTACAATGTTGAGATCC from Lutzomyia longipalpis isolate SR_M1_2022 chromosome 4, ASM2433408v1 encodes:
- the LOC129796205 gene encoding protein FAM8A1 gives rise to the protein MVDEIKSKNEVESGKKGDFEGLPDASEEAVVDVIGAKEAYFTLLRAWVNQANQSHNAMITFPYYLMSNYPQLFQPQPPPAPAANGNLANRDLFYDSPARNEERINQTGGYEFIIAPLWKRLCAEVVDITIVLLIKVLITFGIVDLLDIDLKFDFDFDTIRNSIEDDYSQFLSFTSELVFLEIVTKLAVCIYEAAWTAQGHGILGGATPGKIIFGLRILHVEAVVPLDAPPQVNYGNPMKALLYPATNPGFKRALLRAVAKNVMMALLFPMCFIMFFFRNNRTGYDVLTKTIVVEENQAPVFRRR